In Phyllobacterium zundukense, one DNA window encodes the following:
- the tuf gene encoding elongation factor Tu: MAKSKFERNKPHVNIGTIGHVDHGKTSLTAAITKYFGEYKAYDQIDAAPEEKARGITISTAHVEYETAARHYAHVDCPGHADYVKNMITGAAQMDGAILVVSAADGPMPQTREHILLARQVGVPAIVVFLNKVDQVDDAELLELVELEVRELLSKYDFPGDDIPIVKGSALAALEDSNKEIGEDAVRALMAEVDKYIPTPERPVDLPFLMPIEDVFSISGRGTVVTGRVERGIVKVGEEVEIIGIKPTSKTTVTGVEMFRKLLDQGQAGDNIGALLRGVDREGVERGQILAKPGSVKPHTKFKAEAYILTKDEGGRHTPFFTNYRPQFYFRTTDVTGVVTLPEGTEMVMPGDNIAVDVTLIVPIAMEEKLRFAIREGGRTVGAGIVSSIIE, from the coding sequence ATGGCTAAGAGCAAGTTTGAACGTAACAAGCCGCACGTCAACATTGGCACGATTGGTCACGTTGACCATGGCAAGACGTCGTTGACGGCAGCGATTACGAAGTATTTTGGAGAGTACAAGGCGTACGATCAGATCGACGCAGCGCCGGAAGAAAAGGCGCGCGGCATCACGATCTCGACGGCGCACGTTGAATATGAGACGGCGGCGCGCCACTATGCGCACGTCGATTGCCCCGGCCACGCCGACTATGTGAAGAACATGATCACCGGTGCGGCACAGATGGACGGCGCGATCCTGGTTGTGTCGGCTGCCGACGGCCCGATGCCGCAGACGCGCGAGCACATTCTTCTGGCCCGTCAGGTTGGCGTTCCGGCGATTGTGGTGTTCCTGAACAAGGTCGACCAGGTTGACGATGCCGAGCTGCTCGAACTGGTTGAGCTGGAAGTACGCGAGCTTCTGTCGAAGTACGACTTCCCGGGCGACGACATTCCGATCGTCAAGGGTTCGGCTTTGGCTGCGCTGGAAGACTCCAACAAGGAAATCGGCGAAGACGCGGTACGCGCGCTGATGGCGGAAGTCGACAAGTACATTCCGACGCCAGAGCGTCCGGTTGACCTGCCGTTCCTGATGCCGATCGAAGACGTGTTCTCGATCTCCGGCCGTGGTACGGTTGTGACGGGCCGCGTTGAGCGCGGGATCGTCAAGGTCGGCGAAGAAGTCGAGATCATCGGCATCAAGCCGACGTCGAAGACGACGGTGACCGGCGTTGAAATGTTCCGCAAGCTGCTCGATCAGGGCCAGGCTGGCGACAACATCGGTGCCTTGCTTCGCGGTGTTGACCGTGAAGGCGTCGAGCGCGGCCAGATCCTTGCCAAGCCAGGTTCGGTCAAGCCGCACACCAAGTTCAAGGCAGAAGCCTATATCCTGACGAAGGATGAAGGTGGCCGTCATACGCCATTCTTCACCAACTACCGTCCGCAGTTCTACTTCCGCACGACCGACGTGACGGGTGTAGTGACGCTGCCGGAAGGCACGGAAATGGTCATGCCCGGCGACAACATCGCAGTCGATGTGACGCTGATCGTGCCGATCGCGATGGAAGAGAAGCTGCGCTTCGCTATCCGTGAAGGTGGCCGCACCGTCGGTGCAGGCATCGTATCGTCGATCATTGAGTAA
- the rpsS gene encoding 30S ribosomal protein S19 — MARSVWKGPFIDGYLLKKAEKVREGGRSEVIKIWSRRSTILPQFVGLTFGVYNGNKHVPVSVNEEMIGHKFGEFAPTRTYYGHGADKKAKRK; from the coding sequence ATGGCTCGTTCAGTTTGGAAAGGCCCGTTCATCGATGGCTATCTTCTCAAGAAGGCTGAGAAGGTACGTGAGGGCGGTCGCAGTGAAGTTATCAAGATCTGGAGCCGGCGCTCCACGATCCTGCCGCAGTTCGTCGGTCTGACGTTCGGCGTGTACAACGGTAACAAGCACGTTCCTGTTTCGGTCAACGAAGAGATGATCGGACACAAGTTTGGTGAATTCGCCCCGACGCGTACCTATTACGGGCACGGCGCGGACAAGAAAGCGAAGAGGAAATAA
- the rpmC gene encoding 50S ribosomal protein L29 yields the protein MKSADVRAMSLDQLNEELGSLKKEQFNLRFQKATGQLEKTARVRQIRRDIARIKTVARQKAVESKA from the coding sequence ATGAAATCCGCAGATGTCCGGGCGATGAGCCTCGATCAGTTGAATGAAGAATTGGGTTCCCTGAAGAAAGAGCAGTTCAACCTGCGCTTCCAGAAGGCAACCGGCCAGTTGGAAAAAACCGCTCGCGTCCGGCAGATCCGCCGTGATATTGCGCGCATCAAGACTGTCGCCCGCCAAAAAGCGGTCGAGAGCAAGGCTTAA
- the rplD gene encoding 50S ribosomal protein L4, with the protein MDLSITTLEGVDAGKVKLSEEIFGLEPRDDILQRMVRYQLARKQQGTHKAKGRSEIARTGAKMYKQKGTGRARHHSARAPQFRGGGKAHGPVVHSHDHALPKKVRALALRHALSAKVKASDLIIVDDLLSAEAKTKVLVSQFAKLGLENALLIGGAEIDANFRRAASNIPNIDVLPIQGINVYDILRRGKLVLSKAAVEALEERFK; encoded by the coding sequence ATGGACCTTTCGATTACAACACTTGAAGGCGTCGATGCCGGCAAGGTGAAACTCTCCGAGGAGATTTTCGGTCTTGAGCCGCGCGACGATATCCTTCAGCGCATGGTCCGTTACCAGCTCGCCCGCAAGCAGCAGGGAACGCACAAGGCAAAGGGCCGTTCGGAAATCGCACGCACCGGCGCCAAGATGTACAAGCAGAAGGGTACGGGCCGCGCCCGTCACCATTCGGCACGTGCACCGCAGTTCCGCGGCGGCGGCAAGGCTCACGGTCCGGTTGTTCACAGCCACGATCATGCCCTGCCGAAGAAGGTCCGCGCCCTTGCGCTTCGTCATGCCCTGTCCGCCAAGGTCAAGGCTTCCGACCTGATCATCGTCGATGATCTTCTGTCGGCCGAAGCCAAGACAAAGGTACTTGTTTCGCAGTTCGCCAAGCTTGGCCTCGAAAATGCGCTTCTCATCGGCGGTGCCGAGATCGATGCGAATTTCCGTCGCGCTGCTTCGAACATCCCGAACATCGATGTTCTGCCGATCCAGGGCATCAATGTTTACGACATTCTGCGTCGTGGCAAGCTCGTGCTTTCCAAGGCAGCAGTTGAAGCTCTCGAGGAGCGTTTCAAATGA
- the rplC gene encoding 50S ribosomal protein L3 codes for MRSGVIAQKLGMTRVYNDAGEHVPVTVLRMENCQVVAQRTVEKNGYTAVQLGVGLAKVKNTTKSLRGHFATASVEPKAKVAEFRVSADNLLDVGVEITAEHYVAGQKVDVTGTSIGKGFAGSMKRHNFGGHRATHGNSVTHRAHGSTGQRQDPGKVFKGKKMAGHMGQTRVTTQNIEVVSTDLDRGLILVRGAVPGSKGAWILVRDAVKVALPDNAPKPAGLRQAANGTAAVSDAEVAQTTEGAE; via the coding sequence ATGCGTTCAGGTGTAATTGCACAGAAGCTGGGCATGACTCGCGTCTATAACGACGCAGGCGAGCATGTGCCGGTGACAGTACTCCGGATGGAGAATTGTCAGGTTGTGGCTCAGCGTACAGTCGAGAAGAATGGCTACACTGCCGTTCAGCTCGGTGTTGGTCTGGCCAAGGTAAAGAATACAACGAAGAGCTTGCGCGGTCATTTCGCGACGGCTTCCGTTGAGCCAAAGGCGAAAGTCGCGGAATTCCGCGTCTCTGCCGACAATCTTCTTGATGTCGGTGTTGAGATCACTGCCGAACATTACGTTGCCGGCCAGAAGGTCGATGTGACTGGTACTTCGATCGGTAAGGGTTTTGCCGGTTCGATGAAGCGCCATAACTTCGGCGGTCACCGCGCTACGCACGGTAACTCGGTCACCCACCGCGCTCACGGTTCTACCGGTCAGCGTCAGGATCCGGGCAAGGTGTTCAAGGGCAAGAAGATGGCCGGTCACATGGGTCAGACCCGCGTGACAACACAGAACATCGAAGTCGTTTCGACTGACCTCGATCGTGGCCTCATTCTGGTTCGTGGTGCAGTTCCTGGTTCCAAGGGTGCATGGATCCTGGTACGCGATGCCGTCAAGGTAGCGCTGCCGGACAATGCTCCGAAGCCAGCTGGTCTCCGCCAGGCAGCTAACGGTACAGCCGCTGTGTCTGATGCAGAAGTGGCGCAGACAACTGAGGGAGCCGAATAA
- the fusA gene encoding elongation factor G, with product MAREYKIEDYRNFGIMAHIDAGKTTTTERILYYTGKSHKIGEVHDGAATMDWMEQEQERGITITSAATTTYWTGRDGKKRRFNIIDTPGHVDFTIEVERSLRVLDGAIALLDANAGVEPQTETVWRQAEKYHVPRMIFVNKMDKTGADFYRCVDMVKTRLGAKALVMQLPIGAENEFKGVVDLIEMKALVWRDEQLGAQWDVVEIPADLHAKAEEFREMLIETAVEVDEAATEAYLEGNMPDNDKLRQLIRIGTCRVEFHPVFCGSAFKNKGVQPLLDGVVEFLPSPVDVPAIKGIDPKTDAETVRKSSDEEPLSMLAFKIMNDPFVGSLTFCRIYSGKLTKGISLDNTVKLKRERIGRMLQMHSNSREDIEEAFAGDIVALAGLKETTTGDTLCDPLKPVILERMVFPEPVISIAIEPKTKADQEKMGLALNRLAAEDPSFRVKSDEESGQTIISGMGELHLDILVDRMRREFKVEANVGNPQVAYRESITRKAEIDYTHKKQSGGSGQFARIKVIFEPHDGDEFIFESKIVGGAIPKEYIPGVEKGILSVMGAGPLAGFPMLGVKATLIDGAYHDVDSSVLAFEIAARAAFREGAQKAGAQLLEPIMKVEVVTPEDYVGDVIGDLNSRRGQISGTEARGIATVVNANVPLANMFGYVSNLRSMSQGRAQYTMQFDHYEPVPTAVAQEIQKKFA from the coding sequence ATGGCCCGCGAATATAAAATCGAAGACTACCGTAATTTCGGTATCATGGCGCACATCGACGCCGGCAAGACCACGACCACCGAGCGTATCCTTTATTACACCGGTAAGTCGCACAAGATCGGTGAAGTACATGATGGCGCCGCAACCATGGACTGGATGGAGCAGGAGCAGGAGCGTGGCATCACGATCACTTCCGCTGCGACCACCACCTACTGGACCGGCCGTGACGGCAAGAAGCGCCGCTTCAACATCATCGACACCCCGGGCCACGTTGACTTCACGATTGAAGTAGAGCGTTCGCTGCGCGTTCTCGACGGTGCGATTGCACTGCTCGATGCCAATGCCGGTGTTGAGCCGCAGACTGAAACCGTCTGGCGTCAGGCCGAGAAGTATCATGTCCCGCGCATGATCTTCGTCAACAAGATGGACAAGACCGGCGCCGATTTCTATCGCTGCGTCGACATGGTCAAAACCCGTCTTGGTGCCAAGGCGCTCGTCATGCAGCTGCCGATCGGCGCTGAAAACGAGTTCAAGGGCGTCGTCGATCTGATCGAGATGAAGGCCCTTGTTTGGCGCGACGAACAGCTGGGTGCGCAGTGGGACGTCGTAGAGATCCCTGCTGACCTCCACGCGAAGGCGGAAGAATTCCGCGAAATGCTGATCGAGACTGCTGTCGAAGTCGACGAAGCTGCGACAGAAGCCTATCTCGAAGGCAACATGCCGGACAATGATAAGCTGCGTCAGTTGATCCGTATCGGCACCTGCCGCGTGGAATTCCATCCGGTATTCTGCGGTTCTGCTTTCAAGAACAAGGGTGTACAGCCGCTTCTTGATGGTGTCGTCGAATTCTTGCCTTCGCCGGTGGATGTTCCGGCGATCAAGGGTATTGATCCGAAGACCGATGCAGAAACAGTTCGCAAGTCGTCCGACGAAGAGCCTTTGTCGATGCTGGCGTTCAAGATCATGAACGACCCGTTCGTTGGTTCGCTGACGTTCTGCCGCATCTACTCCGGCAAGCTGACCAAGGGCATTTCGCTCGATAACACGGTAAAGCTGAAGCGCGAACGTATCGGCCGCATGCTGCAGATGCATTCCAATTCGCGTGAAGACATCGAAGAAGCGTTTGCCGGTGACATCGTTGCCTTGGCAGGCCTCAAGGAAACCACAACGGGTGACACGCTTTGCGATCCGCTGAAGCCGGTTATCCTGGAACGTATGGTCTTCCCGGAGCCAGTTATCTCGATCGCGATCGAGCCGAAGACCAAGGCTGACCAGGAAAAGATGGGCCTCGCGCTTAATCGTCTTGCTGCTGAAGATCCCTCCTTCCGCGTCAAGTCGGACGAAGAATCCGGCCAGACTATCATTTCCGGCATGGGCGAGCTTCATCTCGACATTCTCGTGGACCGTATGCGCCGCGAGTTCAAGGTCGAGGCGAATGTCGGTAACCCGCAGGTTGCCTACCGTGAATCGATCACCCGTAAGGCTGAAATCGATTACACGCACAAGAAGCAGTCGGGTGGTTCGGGTCAGTTCGCCCGTATCAAGGTTATCTTCGAGCCGCATGATGGCGACGAGTTCATCTTTGAATCGAAGATCGTCGGCGGTGCAATTCCGAAGGAATACATCCCTGGCGTTGAGAAGGGTATCTTGAGCGTCATGGGTGCGGGTCCGCTCGCAGGCTTCCCGATGCTCGGCGTGAAAGCCACGCTGATCGACGGTGCCTACCACGATGTGGACTCCTCGGTTCTCGCCTTCGAAATCGCAGCTCGCGCTGCATTCCGCGAAGGTGCGCAGAAGGCCGGTGCCCAGCTGCTCGAGCCGATCATGAAGGTCGAGGTTGTAACCCCTGAAGATTACGTCGGTGACGTGATCGGCGATCTGAACTCACGTCGTGGGCAGATCTCGGGCACGGAAGCTCGTGGTATCGCGACCGTCGTCAATGCAAACGTGCCGCTGGCCAACATGTTTGGTTATGTGAGCAACCTGCGTTCGATGAGCCAGGGTCGTGCACAGTACACCATGCAGTTCGATCACTACGAACCTGTTCCGACAGCAGTCGCACAGGAAATTCAGAAGAAGTTTGCGTAA
- the rplN gene encoding 50S ribosomal protein L14, with the protein MIQMQTNLDVADNSGARRVMCIKVLGGSKRKYASVGDIIVVSIKEAIPRGRVKKGDVMKAVVVRTAKDIRRADGSVIRFDKNAAVLIDNKKEPIGTRIFGPVPRELRAKSHMKIISLAPEVL; encoded by the coding sequence ATGATTCAGATGCAAACAAACCTCGACGTGGCGGATAATTCCGGCGCACGTCGTGTCATGTGCATCAAGGTGCTGGGCGGTTCGAAGCGGAAATATGCTTCGGTCGGCGACATCATTGTCGTTTCGATCAAGGAAGCAATTCCGCGCGGCCGTGTAAAAAAAGGTGACGTGATGAAGGCGGTGGTTGTTCGCACCGCCAAGGACATCCGTCGCGCGGACGGGAGCGTTATTCGTTTCGACAAGAACGCCGCCGTTTTGATCGACAATAAGAAAGAGCCTATCGGCACGCGTATCTTCGGACCGGTTCCGCGCGAACTTCGCGCAAAGAGCCACATGAAGATCATCTCGCTGGCTCCAGAAGTTTTGTAA
- a CDS encoding 50S ribosomal protein L23, translated as MTDLRHYDVIVSPVITEKSTLVSENNQVVFNVARKATKPEIKAAVEALFRVKVTAVNTAVRKGKVKRFRGIVGRQSDVKKAVVTLAEGQSIDVSTGL; from the coding sequence ATGACTGATCTTCGCCACTACGACGTGATCGTCAGCCCGGTCATTACGGAAAAGTCGACCCTGGTTTCCGAAAACAACCAGGTCGTCTTCAACGTAGCCCGCAAGGCAACGAAGCCGGAAATCAAGGCCGCAGTCGAAGCGCTGTTCCGCGTGAAGGTTACGGCAGTCAATACAGCTGTGCGCAAAGGCAAGGTGAAGCGGTTCCGCGGCATCGTCGGGCGCCAGAGTGATGTCAAGAAAGCAGTCGTGACGCTCGCCGAAGGCCAGTCGATCGATGTTTCGACTGGTCTCTGA
- the rplX gene encoding 50S ribosomal protein L24: MQKIRKGDRVVVLAGKDKGRTGEVIKVLPKDEQALVRGINVVKRHQKQTQNQEAGIISKEAPLHLSNIAIADKDGKPTRVGFKVLEDGKKVRVAKRSGDLIDG, from the coding sequence ATGCAGAAGATCCGTAAAGGCGACCGCGTTGTCGTTCTTGCTGGTAAGGACAAGGGCCGTACCGGCGAAGTAATCAAAGTTTTGCCGAAGGACGAGCAGGCGCTCGTTCGCGGTATCAATGTTGTCAAGCGTCACCAGAAGCAGACACAGAACCAGGAAGCCGGCATCATTTCGAAAGAAGCGCCGCTCCATCTGTCGAATATTGCTATCGCCGACAAGGATGGTAAGCCGACCCGTGTTGGCTTCAAGGTCCTCGAGGACGGCAAGAAGGTACGTGTAGCAAAGCGTTCAGGAGATCTGATCGATGGCTGA
- the rpsJ gene encoding 30S ribosomal protein S10, which yields MNGQNIRIRLKAFDHRILDDSTREIVSTAKRTGANVRGPIPLPTRIEKFTVNRSPHIDKKSREQFEMRTHKRLLDIVDPTPQTVDALMKLDLSAGVDVEIKL from the coding sequence ATGAACGGTCAAAACATCCGCATTCGCCTCAAGGCGTTTGATCATCGGATCCTTGACGATTCGACGCGGGAAATCGTGTCGACTGCCAAGCGTACCGGTGCCAACGTGCGCGGACCGATCCCGCTTCCTACACGGATCGAGAAGTTCACTGTTAACCGGTCGCCGCACATCGACAAGAAGAGCCGCGAGCAGTTCGAGATGCGCACACATAAGCGTCTTCTCGATATCGTAGACCCAACCCCGCAGACTGTAGACGCGCTGATGAAGCTCGATCTTTCCGCTGGTGTTGATGTCGAGATCAAGCTGTAA
- the rplV gene encoding 50S ribosomal protein L22 encodes MGKAKAPRQLKDNEAKAVARTLRISPQKLNLVAALIRGKKVNAALADLEFSRKRIAGTVKKTLESAIANAENNHDLDVDALVVAEAYVGKSVVMKRFHVRGRGRASRIEKPFSHLTIVVREAEEKGEAA; translated from the coding sequence ATGGGCAAGGCTAAGGCTCCGCGCCAGCTTAAGGACAACGAGGCGAAAGCCGTTGCCCGTACGCTCCGCATCAGCCCTCAGAAGCTTAATCTGGTGGCTGCTCTGATCCGTGGCAAGAAGGTTAATGCCGCTCTTGCCGATCTGGAATTTTCGCGCAAGCGGATTGCAGGCACGGTGAAAAAGACTCTCGAATCAGCTATCGCCAACGCAGAAAACAACCATGACCTGGATGTTGATGCTCTGGTTGTTGCTGAAGCCTACGTTGGCAAGTCAGTCGTGATGAAGCGTTTCCATGTTCGTGGTCGCGGTCGTGCAAGCCGGATCGAGAAGCCATTCTCGCATCTGACGATCGTCGTTCGCGAAGCTGAGGAAAAAGGGGAGGCCGCATAA
- the rpsQ gene encoding 30S ribosomal protein S17: protein MPKRILQGVVVSDKNDKTVVVKVERRYSHPLLQKTVRQSKKYKAHDENNQFKVGDAVSIQESKPISKDKRWVVVTDAPAS from the coding sequence ATGCCTAAACGCATTCTGCAGGGCGTTGTCGTGAGCGACAAAAACGACAAGACCGTTGTGGTCAAGGTCGAGCGGCGCTATTCGCATCCGCTCCTCCAGAAGACTGTGCGCCAGTCCAAGAAGTACAAGGCGCACGATGAGAATAACCAGTTCAAGGTCGGCGATGCCGTTTCCATCCAGGAATCGAAGCCGATTTCGAAAGACAAGCGTTGGGTTGTCGTTACAGACGCCCCGGCGAGCTAA
- the rplE gene encoding 50S ribosomal protein L5 has product MADAKIEPRLKKQYFEVVRKALLEEFKYDNEMQIPRITKVVLNMGVGEATADSKKPTVAAEDLALIAGQKPVITRARNSIATFKVRENMPIGTKVTLRKERMYEFIDRLITIALPRVRDFRGLNPKSFDGRGNFAMGIKEHIVFPEINYDKVDQIWGMDIIVCTTAKTDDEARALLRAFNFPFRQ; this is encoded by the coding sequence ATGGCTGATGCAAAAATCGAACCCCGTCTGAAGAAGCAGTACTTTGAAGTAGTACGTAAGGCGCTTCTCGAGGAGTTCAAATACGACAACGAGATGCAGATCCCACGCATCACCAAGGTTGTCCTCAATATGGGCGTTGGTGAAGCAACTGCTGACTCCAAGAAGCCAACTGTCGCAGCTGAAGATCTGGCATTGATTGCTGGTCAGAAGCCGGTTATTACGCGTGCGCGCAATTCGATCGCTACCTTCAAGGTTCGTGAGAATATGCCGATCGGTACGAAGGTCACCCTTCGTAAAGAGCGCATGTATGAATTCATCGACCGTCTGATCACGATTGCGCTTCCGCGCGTTCGAGATTTCCGCGGCTTGAATCCAAAAAGCTTTGACGGTCGTGGCAATTTTGCCATGGGCATCAAGGAACACATTGTGTTCCCGGAAATCAACTACGACAAGGTTGATCAGATCTGGGGCATGGACATCATCGTTTGTACGACTGCAAAGACGGATGATGAAGCACGCGCTCTCCTGCGCGCCTTCAACTTCCCCTTCCGCCAGTAA
- the rplP gene encoding 50S ribosomal protein L16, whose amino-acid sequence MLQPKRTKFRKQFKGRIHGASKGGTDLNFGAFGLKALEPNRVTAREIEAARRAITRHMKRAGRVWIRIFPDVPVTSKPTEVRMGKGKGSVDYWASRVAPGRVMFELDGVSEEIAREALRLGAAKLSVKTRFIQRIAE is encoded by the coding sequence ATGCTGCAGCCTAAGCGCACAAAGTTCCGCAAGCAGTTCAAGGGCCGTATCCACGGCGCGTCGAAGGGCGGCACGGATCTTAATTTTGGTGCTTTCGGCCTGAAGGCCCTCGAGCCGAACCGCGTTACGGCGCGTGAGATCGAAGCCGCTCGCCGTGCAATTACCCGTCACATGAAACGTGCCGGTCGTGTGTGGATCCGGATTTTCCCGGATGTACCGGTCACATCGAAGCCTACTGAAGTCCGCATGGGTAAAGGTAAGGGTTCGGTTGACTATTGGGCTTCCCGTGTCGCACCAGGCCGCGTCATGTTCGAGCTCGACGGCGTTTCGGAAGAAATCGCTCGTGAGGCGCTTCGCCTCGGAGCGGCCAAGCTTTCGGTCAAGACGCGCTTTATTCAGCGCATCGCAGAATAA
- the rplB gene encoding 50S ribosomal protein L2 produces the protein MALKKYNPTTPSQRQLVIVDRSELYKGKPVKALTEGLSSKGGRNNSGRVTARYQGGGHKRTYRFVDFKRRKHDVAAKVERLEYDPNRTAFIALIRYEDGELSYILAPQRLAVGDSVIAGAQTDVKPGNAMPLSSIPVGTIIHNVEMKPGKGGQIARSAGTYAQLVGRDQGMAILRLNSGEQRLVHGSCFATVGAVSNPDHGNISLGKAGRSRWLGKRPHVRGVAMNPVDHPHGGGEGRTSGGRHPVSPWGKPTKGKKTRSNKSTDKFIARSRHQRKK, from the coding sequence ATGGCACTCAAAAAATACAATCCAACCACACCAAGCCAGCGTCAGCTGGTGATTGTGGACCGTTCGGAGCTCTACAAGGGCAAGCCTGTCAAGGCTTTGACCGAGGGTCTGTCGTCGAAGGGTGGTCGTAACAACTCCGGTCGCGTGACTGCACGTTACCAGGGTGGCGGACACAAGCGCACATACCGCTTCGTCGACTTCAAGCGTCGCAAGCACGATGTTGCTGCCAAGGTTGAACGCCTTGAATACGATCCAAACCGGACCGCATTCATTGCGCTCATCCGCTACGAAGATGGCGAGCTGAGCTACATCCTGGCTCCGCAGCGTCTGGCCGTTGGCGACAGCGTTATTGCTGGCGCACAGACGGACGTAAAGCCGGGCAATGCGATGCCTTTGTCTTCGATCCCGGTCGGCACCATCATCCACAATGTGGAGATGAAGCCAGGCAAGGGCGGTCAGATCGCTCGCTCCGCCGGTACCTATGCGCAGCTCGTTGGCCGCGACCAGGGCATGGCAATCCTTCGCCTGAATTCAGGTGAACAGCGCCTCGTCCACGGTTCGTGCTTTGCCACGGTCGGTGCAGTATCCAATCCTGACCATGGCAATATCAGCCTTGGCAAGGCAGGTCGCAGCCGTTGGCTCGGTAAGCGTCCGCACGTTCGCGGTGTTGCCATGAACCCGGTCGATCACCCCCACGGTGGTGGTGAAGGCCGTACGTCGGGTGGACGTCATCCAGTTTCTCCGTGGGGCAAACCCACGAAGGGCAAGAAGACGCGCTCCAATAAGTCGACGGACAAGTTCATCGCTCGTTCGCGTCATCAGCGCAAGAAGTAA
- the rpsC gene encoding 30S ribosomal protein S3, producing MGQKINPIGFRLGINRTWDSRWYANTGEYGKLLHEDLKIRKYLMDELKQAAISKVVIERPHKKCRVTIHAARPGLIIGKKGADIEKLRRKLSEMTNADAALNIVEVRKPETDAVLVAQSIAQQLERRVAFRRAMKRAVQSAMRLGAEGIRINCSGRLGGAEIARMEWYREGRVPLHTLRADIDYGTAEAHTAYGICGVKVWVFKGEILEHDPMASERRAVEGDASHQGSGRRRENA from the coding sequence ATGGGCCAGAAGATTAATCCGATTGGCTTCCGCCTTGGCATCAATCGGACCTGGGACTCGCGTTGGTACGCGAACACAGGTGAATACGGCAAGCTGCTGCATGAAGACCTGAAGATCCGCAAGTATCTGATGGACGAACTGAAGCAGGCCGCCATTTCCAAGGTGGTGATCGAGCGTCCGCACAAGAAGTGCCGCGTCACGATCCACGCTGCACGTCCGGGTCTGATCATCGGCAAGAAGGGCGCCGATATCGAGAAGCTGCGCCGCAAGCTGTCAGAAATGACCAATGCAGATGCCGCACTCAATATCGTTGAAGTCCGCAAGCCAGAAACAGATGCGGTTCTCGTTGCTCAGTCCATTGCTCAGCAGCTGGAACGCCGTGTTGCATTCCGCCGTGCCATGAAGCGCGCCGTTCAGTCGGCAATGCGTCTTGGTGCAGAAGGCATTCGTATCAATTGCTCGGGCCGTCTCGGCGGTGCGGAAATTGCTCGTATGGAATGGTACCGTGAAGGCCGCGTGCCTTTGCATACACTTCGTGCCGATATCGATTACGGAACTGCTGAAGCACATACCGCTTATGGCATTTGCGGCGTCAAGGTCTGGGTCTTCAAGGGCGAAATCCTTGAACACGATCCAATGGCTTCCGAGCGCCGTGCTGTCGAGGGCGATGCAAGCCATCAGGGTTCGGGCCGTCGCCGCGAAAACGCTTAA